The sequence GGGCCGATCACTCGGACCGCCCTGCAGTCGCTGCGCCAGGCCGCGGTGGCCGCGGAGGTCCCCGTACTGGTCACGGCCGGGCTGGGGCACGCCACGCGCGAGGCGGCGTACGGGGCCGATCCGGCCGTCCTCCTCAAGGCGCTCGCGCCGCGCGACAGCGAGCAGCACCCTTCCCGGGTGCTGCTGATCGAGGAGCACGACGAGATCGCCACCGCGCTGACCGCCGCCCTGGAGCGGCGTGGTCTGCAGGTCGCGCGGGCCGGGGCCGACACCGACGCCGTGGAGCTGGCGACCCGGATGCGGCCCAACCTGGTGGTCATGGACCTGATGCAGGTGCGCCGGCGGCGGGCTGGGATCGTGGACTGGCTGCGCGCCAACGGGCAGCTGAACCGCACCCCGCTGGTCGTCTACACGACGGCCGGCATCGACCCGGCCGAGCTGCCGCGGCTGGCCTCCGGCGAGAGCGTGCTCTTCCTCGCCGAGCGGGCCACGACCACGGACGTCCAGGGCCGCATCGTGGACCTGCTGGCCAAGATCGGCACCAACTAGTAATCCTGGGCCGATGGCCATCACCAACACGAGCGAGCAGACCGTCCCCGCCGACAACGGCGAGGTGAACCTGCTGATCGCCCGGCAGGTGGAGCCCGGGCACGAGGAGAACTTCGAGGCCTGGGCCCACGGGATCCTCGAAACGGCCGCGGGCTTCCCGGACCACCTCGGGTACGGGCTCTTCCGCCCGGCTTCGAAGGGCGAGCCGTGGTTCTTGGTCCACCGGTTCCGCAATCAGGCGGCGTTCCAGCGCTGGCAGGACTCCGCGGAGCGGGCGCAGTGGTTCTCGAACTGCCTCGGCCACCACCACACGGAGATAGCCCGCCGGGAACTGCACGGCATGGAGACCTGGTTCGCCAAGCCGGGTACGACCCGGCCCGCGCCGCCCCGGTGGAAGATGGCGATCAGCTCGGGACTGGCCATCTTCCCGATCTCGCTCGTCGGCAACGCGGTGCTCGGGCCGTACCTGGTGGATCTGCACTTCGTGCTGCGGACGGCCGCCTTCGCCGTCGTCTTCAGCACCCTGATGACCTACGTGGCCATGCCCGCCGTCAGCAAGCTGCTGCGGCCATGGCTCACCAAGGGCTGAGACCGGGTCAGTCCAGCTTCGTGACGTCCAGGGCGCCGTCGGCGTACTGCTTGCGGATCACCTTCTTGTCGAACTTGCCGACGCTGGTCTTCGGCACCGCCTCGATGACCGTCCAGCGCTCCGGCAGCTGCCACTTGGCGATCGACTGGGCGAGGAACGCACGCAGTCCCTCGTAGTCCACGGTCGCGCCCTCCTTGAGGACGACGGTGGCCAGCGGACGCTCGCCCCACTTGTCGTCGGGGACGGCGACGACGGCCGCCTCGGCGACCTCGGGGTGCGCCATCAGCGCGTTCTCCAGTTCCTGGCTGGAGATCCACTCGCCGCCGGACTTGATGACGTCCTTGGCCCGGTCGGTCAGGGTGAGGTAGCCGTCGGGGCTGATGATGCCGACGTCGCCGGTCTTGAGCCAGCCGTCCGCGCTGAACTTGTCCTCGGGGCGGAAGGGTTCGCCGGAAGCACCGCCGTAGTAGGCGCCCGCGATCCAGGCGCCGCGCACCTCCAGCTCGCCCGCCGACGTGCCGTCCCAGGGAAGGAAGCTGCCGTCGGGGCCGACCAGGCGCGCCTCGACGCCCGCCGGGAAGCGGCCCTGGGTGATCCGGTACGGCCACTCCTCCTCGGCGCCCAGACCGGCCGGGGGGTGCGCCATGGTGCCCAGCGGGGAGGTCTCGGTCATGCCCCAGGCGTGGCAGAGGCGGACGCCGAGCTTGTCGTAGGCCTCCATCAGGGAGGGGGGACAGGCCGCGCCGCCGATGGTGACCTGCTTCATCGAGGTCAGGTCGCGCGGGTTCGCGGTGACCTCGGCCAGCAGTCCCTGCCAGATGGTGGGGACGGCCGCGGCATGCGAGGGCTTCTCCCGCTCGATCATCTCGGCGAGCGGGGCCGGCTGCAGGAACCGGTCCGGCATCAGCATGTTGATGCCGGTCATGAAGGTGGCGTGCGGCAGGCCCCACGCGTTCACGTGGAACTGCGGGACCACGACGAGGCTGGTGTCCGCGGACGTCAGACCCATCGACTCGGCCATGTTGACCTGCATGGAGTGCAGGTAGATCGAGCGGTGGGAGTAGACGACGCCCTTGGGGTCCCCGGTGGTGCCGGAGGTGTAGCACATCGCGGCCGCCTGGCGCTCGTCCAGATCCGGCCAGTCGAAGCTCTCGGGACGGCCGTCGAGGAGCTCCTCGTACTCGTGGACGCGCACGTCCAGGCCTTCGAGCGCCGAGCGGTCGCCGATGCCGGCGACGACGACGTGCTCGACGGTCGGCAGGTGCGGCAGCAGCGGCACGAGCAGGGGCAGCAGCGAGCCGTTGACCAGCACGACCCGGTCGGCGGCGTGGTTGACGATGAAGACCAGCTGCTCGGGGGGCAGACGCAGGTTGAGCGTGTGCAGGACCGCGCCCATGGAGGGGATCGCGAAGTACGCCTCGACGTGCTCAGAGTTGTTCCACATGAGCGTTCCGACGCGGTCGCCCTGCTGGACGCCGAGCTCGTCGCGCAAGGCGTTCGCGAGGCGGGTGGCGCGGGTACCGATCTCGGCGAAGCTTCGACGATGCGGCTCAGCCTCCCCGGTCCAGGTCGTGACCTGGGACTTCCCGTGGATCGTCATCCCGTGCTGGAGTATGCGGGTGACGAGGAGTGGTACGTCCTGCATGGTGCTCAGCAAAGCGTCCTCCCGGTGAGCGCTGCGGCGCTGCGGCGGCTACGGATGCTGCCGATTCTGCGCACGTACCGGTCGGCATGTCACTACCCAGGAGTAGAAACCAGCCCCTGTTTCACGTGAAACATCCGAAGTCGACCCGCGCGGGCCGGTTCGGGACGGTGTTTCACGTGAAACGACGCTGTTTCACGTGAAACACCGGATGAGCCGACCTCCTCAGCGGACCGGAGTGAGTTCCGGGTCCTCGCGGAGCTTGTGGAGCGCGCGGGAGACGGCGCTCTTGACCGTGCCGACCGAGACACCGAGCAGCTCGGCGGTCTGCACCTCGCTCAAGTCCTCGTAGTAGCGCAGGACGACCATGGCCCGCTGCCGGTCGGGCAGCCGGGTCACCGCGCGCCACATCGCGTCGCGCAGCGCCTGCGCCTCCGCGGGGTCGGCGGCCGGCGGCTGCTCCGTCTCCGGGATCTCGTCGCAGGAGAACTCGTCGACCTTGCGCTTGCGCCACTGGGAGGTGCGCGTGTTGACCAGGGTCCGCCGGACGTATCCGTCCAGGGCGCGATGGTCCTCGATCCGGTCCCAGGCGACGTAGGTCTTGGCGAGGGCGGTCTGGAGCAGGTCCTCGGCATCGCACGGGTTGGCGGTGAGCGAGCGCGCGGTGCGCATCAGGACCGTGCCGCGGGTCCGGACGTACGCCGAGAACGACGGGTACGGCGTCGGATTCGAGGCGAGCGTGCACACAGGCGTGGTCATGTGTCCACGCTAGGAGCGCACGCCCGGCCTGGGATCGCCCGTAAGTGCCGAAGGCGGATCCGTCTCAGGTTGTAGGACCGGTGCGGGCCCCACCTCCTGTAGGTGGAGGAGGCGGGGCGCTCACCGGACCCGGCTCAGGCCGTGGAACGGCCGTGACCTCAGCTGTCGGCGCCGAGGACCAGGCCCGAGGTCGGTACCCCGGTACCAGCCGTGACCAGGGCGTGCGCGGCGCCGTCGACCTGGTTGACGGAGGTCCCGCGCAGCTGGCGGACGGCCTCGGCGATGCCGTTCATGCCGTGCAGGTACGCCTCACCGAGCTGGCCGCCGTGGGTGTTGAAGGGCAGCGCTCCGGCGGCCACGAAATCGGCGGCCTCGCCGGGCGCGCAGAAGCCGAACTCCTCCAGCTGCATCAGCACGAAGGGGGTGAAGTGGTCGTAGAGGATGCCGACGTCGATGTCCGAGGGCCGCAGCCCGCTGGTCCGCCACAGCTGGCGCGCGACCACGTTCATCTCCGGCAGCCCGGTGAGCCCGTCGCGGTAGAAGGAGGTCATGCCCTCCTGGCGGCGCCCCGCGCCCTGCGCGGCCGCGGTGATCACCGCCGGGGCCTGACGCAGGTCCCGGGCCCGCTCGATGCTGGTGACGACCAGGGCCTGGCCGCCGTCCGTCTCCTGGCAGCAGTCCAGCAGCCGCAGCGGCTCGACGATCCAGCGCGAGGCGGCGTGGTCGGCGAGGGTGATGGGCTTGCCGTGGAAGTAGGCGGCGGGGTTGGTGGCGGCGTACCGGCGGTCGGTGACCGCGACGTGCCCGAACGCCTCCGGGGTGAGGTTGTAGGTGTGCAGGTAGCGCTGGGCGGCCATGGCCACCCAGGAGGCCGGGGTCAGCAGCCCCCAGGGCAGCGACCAGCCGAGGGCCGCCCCCTCCGCCGAGGGCTCTCGCTGCTGCACGCCGGAGCCGAAGCGGCGCCCGGACCGCTCGTTGAAGGCGCGGTAGCAGACCACGACCTCCGCCACCCCGGTGGCGACGGCCAGCGCCGCCTGCTGCACGGTGGCGCAGGCCGCGCCGCCGCCGTAGTGGATGCGGGAGAAGAAGGACAGGTCTCCGATGCCCGCCGCCTGGGCGACGGTGATCTCGGGGCTGGTGTCCATCGTGAAGGTGACCATGCCGTCGACGTCGGCGGGGCTGAGCCCGGCGTCGTCGAGTGCGGCGTGCACGGCCTCTACGGCGAGCTTCAGCTCGCTGCGGCCCGAGTCCTTGGAGAACTCGGTCGCCCCGATACCGGCGATGGCGGCCCGGCCGCCCAGTTCGTCGCGGGTGCGGACGCTCATCCGGCGCTCCCCAGGGTGACGGTGACGGTGCCGGTCACGTGGTGGCCGATGCCGTTGGTGCCGACGACGCGGATCTCGGCGGTGTCCCCGTCGAGGGCGGTGACGGTGCCGGTGAGGGTCATGGTGTCGCCCGGATAGTTGGGTGCGCCGAGGCGGATGGCCACCTTGCGCAGGACGGAGTGGGGGCCGAGGTGGTCGGTGATGTACCGGCCGACCAGGCCGTTCGTGGTCAGGATGTTCATGAAGACGTCCGGGGAGCCCTTCTCCCGGGCCAGCGACGCGTCGTGGTGCACGTCCTGGTAGTCGCGGGAGGCGATGGCTCCCGCGACGATCAGGGTCCGGGTGACCGGTATCTCCAGCGCGGGCAGTTCCTCGCCGACCCTCAGCAGTTCCACGGCTCAGCCCTCCTGCGCCAGCACGGCGCCCAGTTCGGCCAGCAGCTCGCTGCCGCAGCCCAGGTAGGCGTCCAGCTGGCGCCCCCACAGGAAGTGCCGGTGGACGGGGTGGTCCAGGTCGGCGCCCATCCCGCCGTGCAGGTGCTGGCCCGCGTGCACGACCCGCTTGCCCGCCTCCGAGGCCCACCAGGCCGCCGTCAGCGCGTGCTCGCGCGCCGGCAGGCCCTGGTCGAGGCGCCAGGCCGCCTCGTACGCGGTGACCCGGATCGCCTCCGTGTCCATGTACGCGTCGGCGGCCCGGAGCATGACCCCCTGGTTGGTGGAGAGCGGCCGGCCGAACTGCTCGCGCGTGGAGGTGTACTCGACCGCCCGGGCGAGCGAGCCCGCACAGACGCCCGCCTGAAGTCCGGCGAAGGCGGTGCGGGCGGCGGCCAGCGTGTGCTCGTAGGGGCTCTCGCCGTTGCTCCCGCCGGAGTCCGCCGCCCCGAGGCGTTCGGCCTCGGCTCCGGTCAGCGTCAGGCGGGCCGCGGACCAGGGGGCGGTGGTCTCCACCGGGGAGGTCCGCACACCGGGCGCGTCCACCCGTACGAGCCACAGCGCCCGGTCCGCGTCCGGGACCAGTACATGCGTGGCCTCGCGCAGCCAGGGCACGGCGGGGGCCGTCCCCGTGAGCCGGCGTCCCTCGGCCCTGAACCGCCCGCCGTCCGGGAAAGCACCGGTGGCCACCGCCTCGCCGCTGCCCAGGGCGGGCAGCAGGCGGGCGCGCTGCTCGGCACTGCCGTGTGCGGCCACCGGGAGGACCCCGTAGGCGCAGGTGGCGGCGTACGGGACCTGCGCGGTGGTGCGCCCCTGTTCCTCCAGCAGCAGCACCAGACCGAGCAGACCGATGTCCTCGACGGCGGCGATCAGACCGGAGGCGGTCAGGGCCTTCCACAGCTCGGCGTCACCGCCGGTGCCGGCGGCGGCAAGGCGTTCATGGGTGGCGAGATCGCCGAAGATCCGGGCGGCGAGGCCGGCGGCGGCGGCCTGCTCCTCGGTGGGGTGGAAGTCCATCAGCCCTCGCTCCCGCGGAAGACGGGGAGTTCGAGGTCGTCGTCGACGCGCAGGAATTCCAGCCGGACGGACATGCCGATGCGCACCTTGTCGTAGGGGACGCCGGTGATGTTGCTGACGGTCCGGACGCCTTCCGCGAGCTCGACGAGCGCGACCGCGTAGGGCGGGTCGAAGGCCGGGAAGGGCGGGTGGTGCATGACGACGTAGCTGAACACCGTGCCCTCTCCGGAGGCCTCGACGGTGTCCCATTCGGGGGAGGCGCAGGCGTTGCAGCCGGGGAGCCACGGGAAGCGGAGGGTGGCGCATGCGGTGCAGCGCTGGATCAGCAGCTTGTGGTCCCTGACCCCGTCCCAGAAGCCCTGGTTGTCGCGGTTGATCACCGGGCGGGGGCGCTGGGCCTTGGGCTGCGCCGGCCTGCCGGGCCGGATCCGGGGTGGGGCGGCGGGGGCGTACTTGAGGATCCTGAAGCGGTGGGTACCCGCGAGGTCCCCGTTCGCGTGGACGTCCATGCGGGTCGTCACGAAGTGGCCGGTGCCCAGCTTGGTCGTCTTGCGGGGTGACACGGACTCGATGAGGGCGTCGAAGGTGATCGCGTCACCGGGGCGCAGCGGGCGCAGGTACTCCTGCTCGCAGTCGGTGGCCACCACGGAGGTGAAGCCCGCGCCGTCGAGCAGTGCGAAGAGCTCGTCGTAGGCGGAGGAGCGGTCGGTGTGGCCGGAGAACCCGCCCATCGTCCAGGCCTGGAGCATGGTGGGCGGAGCGATGGCGTCGGGTCCGGTGTACGCCGGGTTGGCATCGCCCATGGCCTCGCACCAGTGGCGGATCATCGGCTCGTTGACCGGGTCCTTGCCCCGGCCCGCGGTGGCGGCGGGCCGCCCCTCGAAGACCTTGA comes from Streptomyces sp. NBC_01408 and encodes:
- a CDS encoding antibiotic biosynthesis monooxygenase translates to MAITNTSEQTVPADNGEVNLLIARQVEPGHEENFEAWAHGILETAAGFPDHLGYGLFRPASKGEPWFLVHRFRNQAAFQRWQDSAERAQWFSNCLGHHHTEIARRELHGMETWFAKPGTTRPAPPRWKMAISSGLAIFPISLVGNAVLGPYLVDLHFVLRTAAFAVVFSTLMTYVAMPAVSKLLRPWLTKG
- a CDS encoding long-chain fatty acid--CoA ligase encodes the protein MLSTMQDVPLLVTRILQHGMTIHGKSQVTTWTGEAEPHRRSFAEIGTRATRLANALRDELGVQQGDRVGTLMWNNSEHVEAYFAIPSMGAVLHTLNLRLPPEQLVFIVNHAADRVVLVNGSLLPLLVPLLPHLPTVEHVVVAGIGDRSALEGLDVRVHEYEELLDGRPESFDWPDLDERQAAAMCYTSGTTGDPKGVVYSHRSIYLHSMQVNMAESMGLTSADTSLVVVPQFHVNAWGLPHATFMTGINMLMPDRFLQPAPLAEMIEREKPSHAAAVPTIWQGLLAEVTANPRDLTSMKQVTIGGAACPPSLMEAYDKLGVRLCHAWGMTETSPLGTMAHPPAGLGAEEEWPYRITQGRFPAGVEARLVGPDGSFLPWDGTSAGELEVRGAWIAGAYYGGASGEPFRPEDKFSADGWLKTGDVGIISPDGYLTLTDRAKDVIKSGGEWISSQELENALMAHPEVAEAAVVAVPDDKWGERPLATVVLKEGATVDYEGLRAFLAQSIAKWQLPERWTVIEAVPKTSVGKFDKKVIRKQYADGALDVTKLD
- a CDS encoding SigE family RNA polymerase sigma factor, yielding MTTPVCTLASNPTPYPSFSAYVRTRGTVLMRTARSLTANPCDAEDLLQTALAKTYVAWDRIEDHRALDGYVRRTLVNTRTSQWRKRKVDEFSCDEIPETEQPPAADPAEAQALRDAMWRAVTRLPDRQRAMVVLRYYEDLSEVQTAELLGVSVGTVKSAVSRALHKLREDPELTPVR
- a CDS encoding lipid-transfer protein → MSVRTRDELGGRAAIAGIGATEFSKDSGRSELKLAVEAVHAALDDAGLSPADVDGMVTFTMDTSPEITVAQAAGIGDLSFFSRIHYGGGAACATVQQAALAVATGVAEVVVCYRAFNERSGRRFGSGVQQREPSAEGAALGWSLPWGLLTPASWVAMAAQRYLHTYNLTPEAFGHVAVTDRRYAATNPAAYFHGKPITLADHAASRWIVEPLRLLDCCQETDGGQALVVTSIERARDLRQAPAVITAAAQGAGRRQEGMTSFYRDGLTGLPEMNVVARQLWRTSGLRPSDIDVGILYDHFTPFVLMQLEEFGFCAPGEAADFVAAGALPFNTHGGQLGEAYLHGMNGIAEAVRQLRGTSVNQVDGAAHALVTAGTGVPTSGLVLGADS
- a CDS encoding MaoC family dehydratase — encoded protein: MRVGEELPALEIPVTRTLIVAGAIASRDYQDVHHDASLAREKGSPDVFMNILTTNGLVGRYITDHLGPHSVLRKVAIRLGAPNYPGDTMTLTGTVTALDGDTAEIRVVGTNGIGHHVTGTVTVTLGSAG
- a CDS encoding acyl-CoA dehydrogenase family protein — translated: MDFHPTEEQAAAAGLAARIFGDLATHERLAAAGTGGDAELWKALTASGLIAAVEDIGLLGLVLLLEEQGRTTAQVPYAATCAYGVLPVAAHGSAEQRARLLPALGSGEAVATGAFPDGGRFRAEGRRLTGTAPAVPWLREATHVLVPDADRALWLVRVDAPGVRTSPVETTAPWSAARLTLTGAEAERLGAADSGGSNGESPYEHTLAAARTAFAGLQAGVCAGSLARAVEYTSTREQFGRPLSTNQGVMLRAADAYMDTEAIRVTAYEAAWRLDQGLPAREHALTAAWWASEAGKRVVHAGQHLHGGMGADLDHPVHRHFLWGRQLDAYLGCGSELLAELGAVLAQEG
- a CDS encoding bifunctional MaoC family dehydratase N-terminal/OB-fold nucleic acid binding domain-containing protein produces the protein MTADAAAREPAEAGVEEAARRPDGAEEAARKSDGVEEAARKSDGAEEAARFHTLLKVFEGRPAATAGRGKDPVNEPMIRHWCEAMGDANPAYTGPDAIAPPTMLQAWTMGGFSGHTDRSSAYDELFALLDGAGFTSVVATDCEQEYLRPLRPGDAITFDALIESVSPRKTTKLGTGHFVTTRMDVHANGDLAGTHRFRILKYAPAAPPRIRPGRPAQPKAQRPRPVINRDNQGFWDGVRDHKLLIQRCTACATLRFPWLPGCNACASPEWDTVEASGEGTVFSYVVMHHPPFPAFDPPYAVALVELAEGVRTVSNITGVPYDKVRIGMSVRLEFLRVDDDLELPVFRGSEG